One Trichosurus vulpecula isolate mTriVul1 chromosome 7, mTriVul1.pri, whole genome shotgun sequence genomic region harbors:
- the LOC118857188 gene encoding 40S ribosomal protein S24-like, with translation MNDTVTIRTRKFMTNRLLQRKQMVIDVLHPGKATVPKTEIREKLAKMYKTTPDVIFVFGFRTHFGGGKTTGFGMIYDSLDYAKKNEPKHRLARHGLYEKKKTSRKQRKERKNRMKKVRGTAKANVGAGKKKD, from the coding sequence ATGAATGACACTGTAACCATCAGAACCAGGAAGTTCATGACAAACAGACTTCTTCAGCGTAAACAGATGGTTATAGATGTCCTTCATCCTGGAAAGGCCACAGTGCCCAAGACTGAAATTCGAGAAAAACTGGCCAAGATGTACAAGACCACTCCAGacgtcatttttgtctttggattcagaacccattttggtggtggcaaaacaACAGGCTTTGGCATGATTTATGATTCCCTTGactatgcaaagaaaaatgaaccaaagCACAGACTTGCAAGGCATGGCCtgtatgagaagaaaaagacatcaaGAAAGCAGCGAAAGGAACGCaagaacagaatgaagaaagTCAGGGGTACTGCAAAGGCAAATGTTGGTGCTGGCAAAAAGAAGGATTAA
- the LOC118857488 gene encoding C-C motif chemokine 3-like — protein sequence MKVSVAALSILLVMAFSSLTSSAPMGTNAPTCCYSYASKQIPRKIVITYYKTSGLCSQPGVIFINTKGGQKCANPKDDWVQKYMADPELNREAQETRTTNLKEK from the exons ATGAAGGTCTCTGTCGCTGCTCTCTCCATCCTCCTGGTCATGGCCTTCAGCTCTCTGACATCCTCTGCACCAA TGGGGACCAATGCTCCTACTTGTTGCTACTCCTATGCCAGTAAACAGATCCCCAGGAAAATTGTGATAACCTATTATAAGACCAGCGGCCTGTGTTCTCAGCCAGGTGTGAT ATTCATAAACACAAAGGGAGGCCAGAAATGTGCCAACCCCAAGGATGACTGGGTTCAGAAGTACATGGCtgacccagaactgaacagagaGGCTCAGGAGACTAGGACAACGAATCTTAAAGAGAAATGA